In Streptomyces violaceusniger Tu 4113, one DNA window encodes the following:
- a CDS encoding sensor histidine kinase: MAAAAPSPDPLDLAAEATRGLRGLSTELTARLPRLLEAMRSLGDGPDAHTVLDRIVRTAAELVGARRAAIGVHHADGDAAGGHGGLADVVTYGDTDTDTDTDTDTDTEADTDTEAERERCAALLADARRTGAPSAAQPTGSYLSVPLRVGEEVFGTLCLVGKRDGGPFTESDRQLVEVLATEAGIAIGHTRVQGATRQRERWIEGSVAVTQALLSGGAGDGSALVAEKVRELADAVVGIVLLPEEGEGGLKVAAVAADERSGLLGAVLPARSPAVPRLLAGQPVVIEDPAADPLLGTGVPGRYGPSLMVPLSSGDRVVGVLATAREPGARPFTATERTLAAQFAAQAAVALVLAEAQRDRERLAVVEERDRIARDLHDLVVQRLFATGMLLESAERQSDAPEVRERIERAVEELGASIQEVRTAIYALQQTPPETPPGLRGRVLREVRAAAVPLGFQPSLTFMGPVDSRVGTATGAHLVAALREALSNAFRHARAEQIEVVVDATGRLADGRPSVRLTVADDGIGVPAGGRRSGLTNLVRRAEALGGSSGVGPGLGDGGRGTTVVWEAPLPSEGV, translated from the coding sequence ATGGCGGCCGCTGCGCCCTCCCCCGACCCCCTGGACCTGGCCGCGGAGGCGACCCGGGGTCTGCGTGGGCTGTCCACCGAGCTCACGGCGCGGCTGCCGCGGCTGCTGGAGGCGATGCGCTCGCTCGGCGACGGGCCGGACGCGCACACCGTTCTCGACCGGATCGTGCGCACTGCGGCCGAGCTGGTCGGCGCCCGCCGCGCCGCGATCGGGGTGCACCATGCCGACGGCGACGCCGCCGGAGGGCATGGCGGCCTGGCCGATGTGGTCACCTACGGCGACACCGACACCGACACCGACACCGACACCGACACCGACACCGAGGCCGACACCGACACCGAGGCCGAGCGGGAGCGGTGCGCAGCGCTGCTCGCCGACGCACGGCGTACCGGAGCGCCGTCGGCCGCCCAGCCGACGGGCTCGTATCTCAGCGTTCCGCTGCGGGTCGGGGAGGAGGTCTTCGGCACCCTCTGCCTCGTCGGGAAGCGGGATGGCGGTCCGTTCACCGAGTCCGACCGGCAGTTGGTCGAGGTGCTGGCGACGGAGGCGGGGATCGCCATCGGCCACACCCGCGTCCAGGGGGCCACCCGGCAGCGCGAGCGCTGGATCGAGGGATCGGTGGCCGTCACCCAGGCGTTGCTGTCCGGCGGCGCCGGGGACGGGTCGGCCCTGGTCGCCGAGAAGGTCCGGGAACTCGCGGACGCGGTGGTGGGGATCGTGCTGCTGCCGGAGGAGGGCGAGGGCGGGCTGAAGGTCGCGGCGGTGGCCGCCGATGAGCGGTCCGGGCTGCTCGGCGCCGTACTTCCGGCTCGCTCCCCGGCCGTGCCGAGGCTGCTGGCCGGGCAGCCGGTCGTCATCGAGGACCCGGCAGCCGACCCGTTGCTCGGCACCGGCGTCCCCGGGCGCTACGGGCCGAGCCTGATGGTCCCGCTGAGCAGCGGGGACCGGGTGGTCGGCGTGCTGGCCACCGCGCGCGAGCCCGGCGCCCGCCCGTTCACCGCGACCGAGCGCACGCTGGCCGCCCAGTTCGCGGCGCAGGCGGCGGTCGCGCTGGTGCTCGCCGAGGCGCAGCGCGACCGGGAGCGGCTCGCGGTCGTCGAGGAGCGCGACCGGATCGCCCGCGATCTCCACGACCTCGTCGTCCAGCGGCTCTTCGCGACCGGGATGCTGCTGGAGAGCGCGGAGCGCCAGTCGGACGCGCCGGAGGTGCGGGAGCGGATCGAGCGGGCCGTCGAGGAACTGGGCGCCAGCATCCAGGAGGTGCGGACGGCGATCTACGCGCTGCAGCAGACCCCGCCCGAGACGCCGCCCGGGCTGCGTGGCCGAGTGCTGCGGGAGGTCAGGGCGGCGGCCGTGCCGCTGGGCTTCCAGCCGTCCCTGACCTTCATGGGACCGGTGGACTCCCGGGTCGGTACGGCGACCGGCGCCCATCTCGTCGCGGCGCTGCGCGAGGCGCTGTCCAACGCGTTCCGGCACGCGCGGGCGGAGCAGATCGAGGTGGTCGTGGACGCCACCGGGCGGCTCGCGGACGGGCGACCGTCGGTGCGGTTGACGGTCGCGGACGACGGGATAGGCGTGCCCGCGGGCGGGCGGCGCAGCGGTCTGACGAACCTGGTGCGGCGGGCCGAGGCGCTGGGCGGGTCGAGCGGCGTCGGCCCCGGGCTCGGGGACGGCGGGCGCGGTACGACGGTGGTGTGGGAGGCGCCGCTGCCGAGCGAGGGCGTCTGA
- the cydB gene encoding cytochrome d ubiquinol oxidase subunit II, with protein MNLHDFWFLLIAFLWTGYFFLEGFDFGIGVLTKLLARDRTERRVLINTIGPVWDGNEVWLITAAGATFAAFPDWYAALFSGFYLPLLAILVCLILRGVAFEYRHKRPEDRWQRNWEDAIFWCSLLPAFLWGAIFANLVHGVPIGRDGNYAGGLPDLITPYALLGGAVTLVLFTFHGAVFAALKTSGDIRTRARRYATGLGLATVVVTVPFLAWTQSDRGNARSLVAVVIAVLALAVALVMNRRGREGWAFGLSGVAIAAAVAMLFLALFPDVMPSSLDPKWSLTAANAASSPYTLKIMTWVGAITMPLIMAYQAWTYWVFRKRIGTRHIPAAH; from the coding sequence ATGAACCTTCACGACTTCTGGTTTCTGCTGATCGCCTTCCTGTGGACGGGCTACTTCTTCCTGGAGGGCTTCGACTTCGGCATCGGCGTGCTGACCAAGCTGCTCGCCCGCGACCGCACCGAGCGCCGGGTCCTGATCAACACGATCGGACCGGTGTGGGACGGCAATGAGGTCTGGCTGATCACGGCGGCCGGGGCGACCTTCGCCGCCTTCCCCGACTGGTACGCGGCGCTCTTCAGCGGCTTCTATCTGCCGCTGCTGGCCATCCTGGTCTGCCTGATCCTGCGCGGTGTCGCCTTCGAGTACCGGCACAAGCGCCCCGAGGACCGCTGGCAGCGCAACTGGGAGGATGCGATCTTCTGGTGCTCGCTGCTGCCCGCGTTCCTCTGGGGCGCGATCTTCGCCAACCTGGTGCACGGGGTGCCGATCGGCCGGGACGGGAACTACGCGGGCGGTCTGCCGGACCTGATCACGCCGTACGCCCTGCTGGGCGGGGCGGTCACGCTGGTGCTGTTCACCTTCCACGGCGCCGTCTTCGCCGCGCTCAAGACGTCCGGGGACATCCGGACGAGGGCACGGCGGTATGCGACCGGGCTGGGCCTTGCCACCGTCGTGGTCACGGTGCCGTTCCTGGCCTGGACGCAGAGCGACAGGGGGAACGCCCGCAGTCTGGTGGCGGTCGTCATCGCCGTCCTGGCGCTCGCCGTGGCGCTGGTCATGAACCGGCGGGGGCGTGAGGGGTGGGCGTTCGGGCTGTCCGGGGTGGCCATCGCGGCGGCCGTCGCGATGCTCTTCCTGGCCCTCTTCCCCGACGTCATGCCCTCCTCGCTGGACCCGAAGTGGAGCCTGACGGCGGCGAACGCGGCCTCCAGCCCCTATACGCTCAAGATCATGACGTGGGTCGGGGCGATCACGATGCCGCTGATCATGGCCTACCAGGCGTGGACGTACTGGGTCTTCCGTAAGCGCATCGGTACCCGGCACATCCCCGCCGCCCACTGA
- a CDS encoding cytochrome ubiquinol oxidase subunit I, with the protein MNLALAPETLARWQFGITTVYHFLFVPLTISLAAITAGLETAWVRTGKEKYFHATKFWGKLFLINIAMGVVTGIVQEFQFGMNWSDYSRFVGDVFGAPLAMEALLAFFFESTFIGLWIFGWDKLPKKIHCACIWIVSIGTILSSYFILAANSWMQHPTGYTIDKATGKAQLTDIWAVLTQNTTLVVVFHTLTAAFLTGAAFIIGISSFHLLRAKRRRERGEELGEQRKKQIGAMRASLRVGLVVAVIAGIGTALSGDQLGKVMFEQQPMKMAAAEALWDTQAPAPFSIFAVGDVSKGHNSVELEVPAALSFLAHSNFSDAVPGINDIAQREADAYGGQPDDYIPSIFMTFWGFRLMIGFGMTSFVAGLIGLWTTRRKRWLAPAFRTGEDEVPRLMLTKKREMSPLLSTWSWRIGILTMGFPLIANSFGWIFTEMGRQPWAVYGLMKTADAVSPGVGQTEVLISLGVFTLLYGVLAVIEVRLLTKYAKAGPDTDEKPPAKDPKLRLPSGGPGGPGSPDGGAAAEDEDADKPLTFAY; encoded by the coding sequence GTGAATCTGGCTCTGGCGCCGGAGACGCTGGCCCGATGGCAGTTCGGCATCACAACCGTCTACCACTTCCTCTTCGTGCCACTGACGATCTCTCTCGCCGCCATCACGGCGGGTCTGGAGACCGCCTGGGTCCGCACGGGCAAGGAGAAGTACTTCCACGCCACCAAGTTCTGGGGCAAGCTCTTCCTGATCAACATCGCGATGGGTGTGGTCACCGGCATCGTGCAGGAGTTCCAGTTCGGTATGAACTGGTCGGACTACTCCCGCTTCGTCGGTGATGTCTTCGGTGCCCCGCTCGCGATGGAGGCCCTGCTGGCCTTCTTCTTCGAGTCCACCTTCATAGGTCTGTGGATCTTCGGCTGGGACAAGCTGCCCAAGAAGATCCACTGCGCCTGCATCTGGATCGTCTCGATCGGCACGATCCTCTCGTCGTACTTCATCCTGGCCGCCAACTCCTGGATGCAGCATCCGACCGGCTACACCATCGACAAGGCCACCGGAAAGGCCCAGCTCACCGACATCTGGGCGGTGCTGACCCAGAACACCACCCTCGTCGTGGTCTTCCACACCCTGACCGCGGCCTTCCTCACCGGCGCCGCCTTCATCATCGGCATCTCCTCCTTCCATCTGCTGCGGGCCAAGCGCCGCCGGGAGCGTGGCGAGGAGCTGGGCGAGCAGCGGAAGAAGCAGATCGGGGCGATGCGGGCCTCGCTGCGGGTGGGCCTGGTCGTCGCGGTCATCGCGGGGATCGGCACGGCGCTCAGCGGTGACCAGCTCGGCAAGGTGATGTTCGAACAGCAGCCGATGAAGATGGCGGCGGCCGAGGCGCTGTGGGACACCCAGGCGCCCGCGCCCTTCTCGATCTTCGCCGTCGGCGATGTCAGCAAGGGCCACAACAGCGTCGAGCTGGAGGTCCCCGCCGCGCTCTCCTTCCTGGCGCACAGCAACTTCAGCGATGCCGTCCCCGGGATCAATGACATCGCCCAGCGGGAGGCCGACGCCTACGGCGGTCAGCCCGATGACTACATCCCCAGCATCTTCATGACCTTCTGGGGCTTCCGGCTGATGATCGGCTTCGGCATGACCTCGTTCGTCGCCGGGCTGATCGGGCTGTGGACGACCCGGCGCAAGCGGTGGCTGGCACCCGCCTTCCGCACCGGCGAGGACGAGGTGCCCCGGCTCATGCTCACCAAGAAGCGCGAGATGAGCCCGCTGCTGTCCACCTGGTCCTGGCGGATCGGCATCCTCACCATGGGCTTCCCGCTGATCGCCAACTCCTTCGGCTGGATCTTCACCGAGATGGGCCGGCAGCCCTGGGCGGTCTACGGGCTGATGAAGACCGCCGACGCGGTCTCCCCCGGGGTCGGCCAGACCGAGGTGCTGATCTCCCTCGGTGTCTTCACGCTGCTGTACGGGGTGCTCGCGGTGATCGAGGTGCGGCTGCTGACCAAGTACGCCAAGGCCGGACCGGACACCGACGAGAAGCCGCCGGCCAAGGACCCGAAGCTGCGGCTGCCCTCGGGCGGTCCGGGCGGTCCGGGCAGTCCGGACGGCGGGGCCGCCGCCGAGGACGAGGACGCCGACAAGCCGCTGACCTTCGCGTACTGA
- the cydD gene encoding thiol reductant ABC exporter subunit CydD, translated as MKPIDPRLLRYARATRFFLAASVALGLAGAGLVIAQAMLIAEIVVGAFQRGEDVGALTLPLGLLALVAVGRAVVSWLTELAAHRAGAAVKSELRLRLVERAVRLGPSWLDSQRTGALTTLATRGIDALDDYFARYLPQLGLAVVVPVAVLARIVTADWISALIIVATLPLIPLFMMLIGWATQSRMDRQWRLLSRLSGHFLDVVAGLPTLKVFGRAKAQAASIRAITADYRRATLKTLRLAFLSSLALELLSAVSVALVAVDIGMRLVHGEMDLFTGLVVLVLAPEAYLPLRQVGAQYHAAAEGLAAADEVFAVLEREPSNTGGAPAPDARSAALTLDGLVVRHPGRREPSLARTSFEIRPGETVAVVGPSGAGKSTLLNAVLGFAEPDEGRVRIGGRDLAALDPESWRRQIAWVPQRPYLFAGTIAENVRLARPDAEDAAVRAALRDADALRFVSALTDGIESRLGEMGAGLSAGQRQRIALARAFLADRPVLLLDEPTANLDGETEASVVEAVRRLAEGRTVLLVVHRPALLPLADRVLRLPGPDASGGPAFLSEASGGPVLLPDASGGPALLPDASGEPVLLPDARRESAVGGVRPGPTVSLRPASGGDGAHLSVACADGRPLAEARGSVAGGSVAGGSVAGGFAVGGFAVGAVTEAGSAPSPSASPGTDERVDVARAPGRGGSAAGEPAIGHDVGLLRSGPGAGPPPPMRSGPDADADAGSERSPAVVSGGAQEPAADAASGGRLGEARTEADGAGSVARDGLAASYGPAAGDGLTARDGLTARDGLSTRDGSTTLVGPVASRGSAASRSSAARPRRGALARVRGAARGGRGRFGLALLLGSLALLSAVGLMAVSGWLISRAAQQPPVLYLMVAVTATRAFGIGRAVFRYAERLVSHDAVLRVLAELRVAVYRRLERLAPAGLGRTRRGDLLSRLVADVDAVQDYFLRWLLPVGTALTVGAASVGFLTWVLPEAGAVLAVGLLVAGVAVPVVSGALARRAERRLAPARGALSAQVVDLLAGAAELTVAGALPRRLDAVRRADGVLTRIARRTAAAAGTGAGLSALVCGLTVAAAAWVGVPAVADGRIHGVWLAVVVLTPLAAFEAVAGLPLAVQHRQRVRRAAERVYEVLDEPLPVREPDAARREEAPGAPYPLVLRGITARHPGQCAPALDGFGLELRPGRRVAVVGPSGAGKSTLAQVLLRFLDTDGGTYTLAGRDAAALDGDAVRRLVGLCAQDAHVFDSSLRENLRLARPGASDDELRAALAAARLRDWVDGLPDGLDTLVGEQGARLSGGQRQRLALARALLADFPVLVLDEPAEHLDLPTADALTADLLSATQGRTTVLITHRLAGLDTVDEVIVLDGGRAVQRGTYGELAAADGPFRRMLEREAVEDGVLVGAGHPGAGHMGVGHMGAG; from the coding sequence GTGAAACCAATCGACCCCCGGCTGCTGCGGTACGCACGGGCCACCCGGTTCTTCCTGGCCGCCTCCGTGGCGCTGGGCCTGGCCGGAGCGGGTCTGGTCATCGCGCAGGCGATGCTGATCGCCGAGATCGTGGTGGGCGCCTTCCAGCGGGGCGAGGACGTGGGGGCGCTGACGCTCCCGCTGGGGCTGCTGGCGCTGGTCGCCGTCGGCCGGGCGGTCGTCTCCTGGCTGACCGAGCTGGCCGCCCATCGGGCCGGTGCGGCGGTCAAGTCGGAGCTGCGGCTGCGGCTGGTGGAACGGGCCGTGCGGCTCGGGCCGAGCTGGCTGGACTCCCAGCGGACCGGTGCGCTCACCACCCTCGCCACCCGGGGCATCGACGCGCTGGACGACTACTTCGCGCGCTATCTGCCCCAGTTGGGGCTGGCCGTGGTGGTGCCGGTGGCGGTGCTGGCCCGGATCGTCACCGCGGACTGGATCTCCGCGCTGATCATCGTTGCCACCCTGCCGCTGATCCCGCTGTTCATGATGCTCATCGGCTGGGCCACCCAGTCCCGGATGGACCGCCAGTGGCGGCTGCTGTCCCGGCTGTCCGGACACTTCCTCGATGTCGTCGCCGGACTGCCGACCCTCAAGGTCTTCGGCCGGGCGAAGGCCCAGGCCGCCTCGATCCGCGCGATCACAGCCGACTACCGGCGGGCCACGCTCAAGACGCTGCGGCTGGCCTTTCTGTCCTCCCTGGCCCTGGAACTGCTCTCCGCCGTGTCGGTCGCCCTGGTCGCGGTCGACATCGGAATGCGGCTGGTGCACGGCGAGATGGACCTCTTCACCGGCCTGGTGGTGCTGGTGCTCGCCCCCGAGGCGTATCTGCCACTGCGGCAGGTGGGCGCGCAGTACCACGCGGCGGCGGAGGGGCTGGCGGCGGCGGACGAGGTGTTCGCGGTGCTGGAGCGCGAGCCCTCGAACACGGGCGGTGCGCCGGCCCCCGACGCCCGGAGCGCCGCGCTCACGCTGGACGGGCTGGTGGTCCGCCACCCCGGGCGCCGCGAACCGTCCCTTGCCCGGACCTCGTTCGAGATCCGCCCGGGCGAGACGGTCGCCGTCGTGGGCCCCAGCGGCGCCGGGAAGTCCACGCTGCTGAACGCCGTGCTGGGCTTCGCGGAACCGGACGAGGGCCGGGTGCGGATCGGGGGCCGCGATCTGGCCGCGCTGGACCCGGAGAGCTGGCGGCGCCAGATCGCCTGGGTGCCCCAGCGCCCGTATCTCTTCGCCGGGACGATCGCGGAGAACGTCCGGCTGGCCCGGCCGGACGCCGAGGACGCGGCGGTACGGGCCGCCCTGCGGGACGCGGACGCGCTGCGCTTCGTCTCCGCCCTGACGGACGGGATCGAGTCCCGGCTCGGCGAGATGGGCGCGGGGCTCTCCGCGGGCCAGCGGCAGCGGATCGCCCTGGCCCGCGCCTTCCTGGCCGACCGGCCGGTGCTGCTGCTGGACGAGCCGACGGCCAATCTGGACGGTGAGACGGAGGCGTCGGTCGTCGAGGCGGTGCGGCGGCTGGCCGAGGGCCGCACGGTGCTGCTGGTGGTCCACCGCCCGGCACTGCTTCCCCTGGCCGACCGCGTGCTGCGGCTGCCGGGGCCGGACGCTTCTGGTGGGCCTGCCTTCTTGTCGGAGGCTTCTGGTGGACCGGTCCTCCTGCCGGACGCTTCTGGTGGACCGGCCCTCTTGCCCGACGCTTCTGGTGAACCGGTCCTCCTGCCGGACGCTCGGCGTGAGTCGGCGGTGGGCGGCGTGCGCCCGGGGCCGACCGTCTCGCTCCGGCCCGCCTCTGGCGGGGACGGCGCCCACCTGTCCGTCGCGTGTGCCGACGGGCGCCCGCTTGCTGAGGCGCGCGGATCCGTGGCGGGCGGATCCGTGGCGGGCGGATCCGTGGCGGGCGGATTCGCGGTGGGCGGATTCGCGGTGGGGGCGGTCACGGAGGCGGGGTCGGCGCCGTCTCCGTCGGCCTCACCGGGCACGGATGAGCGTGTCGACGTGGCGCGGGCGCCGGGCCGTGGGGGTTCGGCAGCGGGTGAGCCCGCCATCGGTCACGACGTCGGGCTCCTCCGCTCGGGGCCCGGCGCGGGCCCTCCTCCGCCCATGCGCTCCGGGCCGGACGCTGACGCTGACGCGGGCTCGGAGCGATCACCGGCCGTCGTGTCCGGTGGCGCGCAGGAACCGGCGGCGGACGCCGCATCCGGTGGGCGGCTGGGCGAGGCGCGCACGGAGGCGGACGGCGCGGGCTCGGTCGCGCGGGATGGGTTGGCCGCGTCGTATGGTCCGGCCGCGGGGGACGGCTTGACCGCACGGGACGGCTTGACCGCACGGGATGGCTTGAGCACGCGCGACGGTTCGACCACGCTGGTCGGCCCGGTCGCGTCGCGTGGCTCGGCTGCGTCGCGTAGCTCGGCCGCACGTCCGCGCCGGGGCGCGTTGGCGCGGGTGCGGGGCGCCGCGCGTGGCGGGCGGGGGCGGTTCGGGCTGGCGCTGCTGCTCGGGAGCCTCGCCCTGCTGAGCGCGGTCGGGCTGATGGCCGTCTCCGGTTGGCTGATCTCCCGGGCCGCGCAGCAGCCGCCCGTGCTCTATTTGATGGTGGCGGTCACCGCGACCCGGGCGTTCGGGATCGGCCGGGCCGTCTTCCGCTACGCCGAACGCCTGGTCTCGCATGACGCCGTGCTGCGGGTGCTGGCCGAACTGCGGGTCGCCGTCTACCGGCGGCTGGAGCGGCTGGCGCCCGCGGGGCTCGGCCGGACGCGCCGCGGCGATCTGCTCTCCCGGCTGGTGGCCGATGTGGACGCCGTCCAGGACTACTTCCTGCGCTGGCTGCTGCCCGTCGGCACCGCGCTGACGGTGGGCGCGGCCTCGGTGGGCTTTCTCACCTGGGTGCTGCCGGAGGCCGGGGCCGTGCTGGCGGTGGGGCTGCTGGTGGCGGGGGTCGCGGTGCCCGTCGTGTCCGGGGCGCTGGCGCGGCGGGCGGAGCGTCGGCTGGCACCGGCGCGCGGTGCCCTGTCGGCGCAGGTGGTCGATCTGCTGGCCGGGGCCGCCGAGTTGACCGTCGCGGGTGCGCTGCCGCGTCGGCTGGACGCGGTGCGCCGGGCCGATGGGGTACTCACCCGGATCGCCCGGCGGACGGCGGCTGCCGCAGGCACCGGTGCCGGGCTGTCCGCCCTGGTCTGCGGGCTGACCGTGGCGGCCGCGGCGTGGGTGGGGGTGCCGGCCGTGGCCGACGGCCGGATCCACGGGGTGTGGCTGGCGGTCGTGGTGCTGACCCCGCTCGCCGCCTTCGAGGCCGTCGCGGGGCTGCCGCTCGCGGTGCAGCACCGGCAGCGGGTGCGACGGGCAGCGGAGCGGGTGTACGAGGTGCTGGACGAGCCGCTTCCGGTGCGCGAGCCCGACGCGGCGCGGCGCGAGGAGGCGCCCGGTGCGCCGTATCCGCTGGTGCTGCGCGGGATCACCGCCCGCCACCCCGGGCAGTGTGCCCCCGCGCTGGACGGGTTCGGCCTGGAGCTGCGGCCGGGCCGCCGGGTCGCGGTCGTCGGCCCGTCGGGGGCGGGCAAGAGCACGCTCGCCCAGGTGCTGCTCCGCTTCCTGGACACCGACGGCGGCACGTACACCCTGGCGGGCCGGGACGCCGCCGCGCTCGACGGGGACGCGGTGCGGCGGCTCGTCGGCCTCTGCGCCCAGGACGCCCACGTCTTCGACAGCTCGCTGCGCGAGAACCTGCGACTGGCCCGCCCCGGCGCGAGCGATGACGAGCTGCGCGCGGCGCTGGCCGCGGCCCGGCTGCGGGACTGGGTGGACGGGCTGCCGGACGGCCTGGACACGCTCGTCGGCGAACAGGGCGCACGGCTCTCCGGCGGTCAGCGGCAGCGGCTGGCGCTGGCCCGCGCGCTGCTGGCGGACTTCCCGGTGCTGGTGCTGGACGAACCGGCCGAACATCTGGACCTGCCCACGGCCGACGCGCTGACGGCCGACCTGCTGTCGGCGACCCAGGGGCGCACCACTGTCCTGATCACGCACCGGCTGGCGGGCCTGGACACGGTGGACGAGGTGATCGTGCTCGACGGGGGCCGGGCCGTCCAGCGCGGGACGTACGGGGAACTGGCCGCAGCCGACGGGCCGTTCCGCCGGATGCTGGAGCGCGAGGCAGTGGAGGACGGAGTCCTGGTGGGCGCCGGGCACCCGGGCGCTGGGCATATGGGCGTGGGGCACATGGGCGCCGGCTAG
- a CDS encoding Cof-type HAD-IIB family hydrolase, translating into MVAVTPATERPNTPAPEPSRPAPARPRLIATDLDGTLLQDDKTVSDRTVAALAAAERAGIEVFFVTGRPARWMDVVSAHVHGHGLAICANGAAVVDLHQGGLPIEVRPLAADQALAVVEALREAAPGTSFAVERSGGIFYEPEYPPFHLAPGAIVAPAEKLLHDGFAHADMPVLKLLAHHPELAPDAFLQLARSVAGDYGDFTRSSPSALLEVSGLGVSKASTLARCCAERGISAAEVVAFGDMPNDLEMLMWAGTSYAMANAHPDVLAATTHRTGANTEDGVAAVIERIVERILAG; encoded by the coding sequence ATGGTTGCCGTGACTCCTGCGACCGAGCGGCCGAACACCCCGGCCCCAGAGCCTTCCCGCCCGGCCCCGGCCCGGCCCCGACTGATCGCCACCGACCTCGACGGCACCCTGCTGCAGGACGACAAGACGGTCTCCGACCGCACCGTGGCGGCGCTCGCGGCGGCCGAGCGGGCGGGCATCGAGGTGTTCTTCGTCACCGGCCGCCCGGCCCGCTGGATGGACGTCGTCAGCGCCCATGTGCATGGTCACGGCCTGGCGATCTGCGCCAATGGCGCCGCCGTGGTCGATCTGCACCAGGGCGGACTGCCGATCGAGGTCCGCCCGCTCGCCGCCGACCAGGCCCTCGCCGTCGTGGAGGCGCTGCGCGAGGCCGCGCCCGGCACGTCCTTCGCGGTCGAGCGCAGCGGCGGGATCTTCTACGAACCGGAGTACCCGCCGTTCCACCTCGCCCCGGGCGCGATCGTCGCCCCCGCCGAGAAGCTGCTCCACGACGGATTCGCGCACGCCGACATGCCGGTCCTCAAGCTGCTCGCCCACCACCCCGAGCTGGCACCCGACGCCTTCCTCCAGCTCGCCCGCTCGGTGGCCGGGGACTACGGCGACTTCACCCGCTCCAGCCCGTCCGCCCTGCTGGAGGTCAGCGGGCTCGGGGTCAGCAAGGCCAGCACGCTGGCCCGGTGCTGTGCCGAGCGCGGGATCTCCGCCGCGGAGGTCGTGGCGTTCGGCGACATGCCCAATGACCTGGAGATGCTGATGTGGGCGGGCACCTCCTACGCGATGGCCAACGCCCATCCGGATGTGCTCGCCGCGACCACCCACCGCACGGGCGCCAACACCGAGGACGGCGTCGCCGCCGTCATCGAGCGGATCGTCGAGCGGATCCTGGCGGGCTGA